The window GTTTGTTTGTAGTTGTATTGCTCAGGTGCTTTGTAGGCACCAAAATCTGTACAtacgggttagggttaggctgcAGGTTTACACTTAATGAAGGTCAACATTAGGGTCAAGGTTAGGGGGGCTAAATCTCCAAGGAATGAAAAGGACTATGAATAccactgtgtgtatgtggttttgtgtgtatttgataTGGGTGTAGGGGATGACAGCCTGTGAGACTGAACTGAATACAACTTTTGTGGTATTGTTGGCAACAGTGCAAAAAATTCCACAAAAGTCATTCTTGAGCTAAAGCAAAGACATGTTAGAATATTTCTTTGGTAAAAGGGAAAGTCACCCATAGGAGTAGTACTTAAATGGACTGAAGTAtctctaagtgctgtatcataaCCCGAACCACCCAGTAAGTCAGGAAATGACAGACACCTACTAACAAAGTAGGTACTGTCTGAGTGGGGCTTGAGTGCGTAACCTGTAGAGGCTGACTGATTTTGAGTAGGCCTGTGACCTACCTCTTTGTAAAATCCTCTTACATCAAAAACTTTGGGGTCTTAACGTTAGAGCTGACTGATATTTTCAGGATTTTCTCCAAACTTGGACAAAGAGGAGCGTCATATCAACTTCATACACAATGAGATGTAATTCTTGTATTTGCAGGCCTGAACCACAAGGTTGCACTGTTGATATATGACACTGTGAAAAGGTGCTGATAACAATGACTCCATGCTTTcttgattttgtgttttattagaAAAAACTGGAATGaacaaaatggaggaaaaactTGGTTCACAACACGTGAATGTATTTACAAAAGTCAAAGGAAATAAAACGGAGATTGACTGTAAGTGCAAGTATAAATAGAAGATAAATAATCAAAAAGCTTCATTCAGTTCACATCTGCTTTTTTTGAAGGTGCTTTTGTTGCAGTAAGAGGTCATCTGAGCTTCTCACTGATTGAAGGAGTTagagagagagtcagaaacgagctgtgctgctgctgctgggggtggAGCTGAATGTAGTTGGTGAGGCTGTAGAGGCTTTCTGTCTGTTCCtagaaatgacaataaaacaaaaaggacaCAGATTAGACACATTACAACAGTTTGGAGAGGGCATTATGTCACTCATTACTGTTATTTCTAATCAACATTAACTGAAAGATTAACACCAGTCGTATTTTCTGAAGATGGGTTCTGTAAATATACTCACATGATGCTAGCCACAAGCTGCTGCACTGGTCTCCTCTTGGGGTCCAGGCAATAGCGATAGCCGCTGTTGGTGGTGACACTGTTGAAATGGAAAGTAGAGGTGagatgagaagaaaagaaaaagcaccaACATAATCTCTTTACCAAATGGAGCAGATAAACAGGTACATCCCTGATTAAAGCAGGCAGACTATTCCCACAATATTAAAGATTTTAATGTATCTTACACAATCTCCACTCTGTGACAGAAGACGGTTGCTTGGAAGATCTGGACGTCCTTTACGTCAGAGGTATCTAACCTCTTGACACTTGAGCACAGACACTGCTTTCCCAATCCATGTCCTGGAGACAAATACAAggaaaaataatgtaattaaaatcaCAGCTACCAAAACATATTGAACATATAAAAACtaaatctttctctcttttacttttGTTGCCTATCAACAGAACAAGCCTCACGTTGTAAATAATGAATGTataaagtaaaagtataaaaagtatAACAACTTACGTTGGGCTTGAGAGATGCAGACAACGACAGCCAGGAGAAGAAACACTTTCATGATGCTGGTGGACATTGTTGAGTTCCTCTGTATTCAAGATGACACTGGTGCTAGAAAAAGAAATCTTGGTGCGTGTGGCAGATGTGTGACAGATAGAGGCTGTAATAATTGCAGCTGAGAGATTAAGCTATCAAGCATCTGTTGACAGAAGAACTGTGATGGGTCGAGGCAGAGGGTCGTCTTAAATAGTCTGTGTTGACACTTACATCACCCTTCCTGTGCTCACGGGAATTTTTGTCAGACTGGAAAGTGAAACTCAAAAACCGCAGTCTTTCCTTCCTCCCTGGTAATACTTATAATTTGACCTGATTTGATattgaataaagataaatgtatatttagatATTATCTATGGaagtcacaaaataaaaacagtagtgTAAAGTGAGCAAACTGTAAACTTCCATGTataatcaaatatttacattaagcTTGTACTAACACTTTACATGCCTGAACATTTTGCAGACTTTATTTACTTCAGTACAATGAAGAACAAAAATCCAACTGCAATTACAGACTaaagaaaacaatattattaatattatgtcattattaatattatagtATA of the Sparus aurata chromosome 18, fSpaAur1.1, whole genome shotgun sequence genome contains:
- the LOC115568250 gene encoding platelet basic protein-like; translated protein: MSTSIMKVFLLLAVVVCISQAQRHGLGKQCLCSSVKRLDTSDVKDVQIFQATVFCHRVEIVVTTNSGYRYCLDPKRRPVQQLVASIMNRQKASTASPTTFSSTPSSSSTARF